In Phreatobacter stygius, a genomic segment contains:
- a CDS encoding (2Fe-2S) ferredoxin domain-containing protein: MSNSSPPSAIVLYGRAAFDQTQNLTQLAARLHEVLQPDRAGCRITTAFADLTGPSLPDVLDALAAAGIEDTTVVTCMVPADPSLSTWLAGALSQWRADRGAAMTVRLAPPVEQAIDMAAAVAAVLALPAAGDVAQVVPSLGKPGWSKIPEHGRQVFFCVGARCLHRAAEPLYQHLRSAMKSHRALAAGPRRVMCARSSCLYPCNLGPLMTVHPDGVWYGGLTRERIDRIVAEHLLGDVRVEECVVHAAVK; encoded by the coding sequence ATGTCCAACTCTTCTCCTCCGTCCGCCATCGTTCTCTACGGCCGGGCGGCTTTCGACCAGACGCAGAACCTCACGCAATTGGCCGCCCGCCTGCACGAGGTGCTTCAGCCTGATCGGGCCGGCTGCCGCATCACCACCGCCTTCGCCGACTTGACCGGGCCGTCCCTGCCCGACGTGCTCGATGCGCTCGCCGCCGCGGGGATCGAAGACACCACGGTGGTCACCTGCATGGTGCCGGCCGACCCGAGCCTGTCGACCTGGCTGGCCGGCGCACTCAGCCAATGGCGCGCCGATCGTGGAGCCGCGATGACCGTTCGCCTGGCGCCGCCGGTCGAGCAGGCGATCGACATGGCCGCCGCCGTCGCCGCCGTTCTCGCCCTGCCGGCCGCCGGCGACGTGGCACAGGTCGTGCCGAGCCTCGGCAAGCCCGGCTGGTCGAAAATCCCGGAACACGGACGGCAGGTCTTCTTCTGCGTCGGCGCCCGCTGCCTGCATCGCGCGGCCGAGCCGCTCTACCAGCACCTGCGCAGCGCCATGAAGTCCCATCGCGCGCTCGCCGCAGGCCCTCGGCGGGTGATGTGCGCCCGCTCCAGTTGCCTCTATCCCTGCAATTTGGGGCCGCTCATGACGGTGCATCCCGACGGCGTCTGGTATGGCGGGCTGACCCGCGAGCGGATCGATCGGATCGTGGCCGAGCATCTGCTCGGAGACGTCAGGGTTGAAGAGTGTGTCGTGCACGCTGCGGTGAAATAG
- the cobM gene encoding precorrin-4 C(11)-methyltransferase produces the protein MTVHFIGAGPGAADLITVRGRTLIEQCPVCLYAGSLIPQALLGWCPPGARIVDTAPLDLDAIIAEIAAAHDAGQDVARLHSGDLSIWSAVGEQMRRLDALAIPYSVTPGVPAFSAAAALLRRELTLPEVAQSVVLTRTSGRASSMPPTETLPAFAATGATLAIHLSIHVIDQVVAELTPFYGADCPVAVVFRASWPDERLLEGTLADIAEAVAAAKLERTALILVGPALGASDFRESALYSRDYDRRFRPRGGDEGPDA, from the coding sequence ATGACCGTTCATTTCATTGGCGCCGGCCCGGGCGCCGCCGACCTCATCACGGTGCGCGGCCGCACGCTGATCGAGCAATGCCCGGTCTGCCTCTATGCCGGCTCGCTGATCCCGCAGGCCCTGCTCGGCTGGTGTCCGCCGGGCGCGCGCATCGTCGATACCGCGCCGCTCGATCTCGACGCGATCATCGCCGAGATCGCGGCCGCGCATGACGCCGGCCAGGATGTCGCGCGATTGCATTCCGGCGACCTGTCGATCTGGAGCGCGGTCGGCGAGCAGATGCGCCGGCTCGATGCGCTCGCCATTCCCTATTCGGTGACCCCCGGCGTGCCGGCCTTTTCGGCGGCCGCGGCGCTGCTGCGCCGCGAACTGACCTTGCCGGAGGTGGCCCAGTCGGTGGTGCTGACCCGCACCAGCGGCCGCGCCTCGTCCATGCCGCCAACCGAGACGCTGCCGGCCTTCGCCGCGACCGGCGCGACGCTGGCGATCCATCTGTCGATCCATGTGATCGACCAGGTGGTGGCCGAACTGACGCCGTTTTACGGCGCCGACTGCCCTGTGGCCGTGGTGTTCCGGGCCTCCTGGCCGGACGAGCGCCTGCTAGAGGGGACGCTCGCCGATATCGCCGAGGCGGTCGCCGCGGCCAAACTCGAACGCACCGCGCTGATCCTGGTCGGACCGGCGCTCGGCGCCAGCGATTTCCGCGAAAGCGCGCTCTATTCGCGTGATTATGACCGCCGCTTCCGTCCGCGCGGCGGTGACGAAGGGCCGGACGCATGA
- the cbiE gene encoding precorrin-6y C5,15-methyltransferase (decarboxylating) subunit CbiE translates to MADLSRNETALSSGETAPWLTIVGLGEDGRAGLSAAALKALDEAELVVGGIRHLALVAPLARETLAWPSSIQEAFPAILARRGGRVCVLASGDPFHYGVGVQLTAHVPAAEMRVLPQPSAFSLAAGRLGWAQQDCALVSLHGRPLERIVPYLQPGARILALSWDGSTPAKLAALLGERGLGASEIVVLEALGGPRERVRRGIARDFVLDDIDPLNTIGIDVVAGPGARTLPLTPGLDDDWFSSDGQLTKAEIRAVTLSALSPRRGQVLWDIGAGSGSIAIEWCLRHQANRAFAIEPRPDRAARIEANALDLGAPEVTLVRGEAPAALAGLAAPDAVFIGGGIGDAGVFETAWAGLKSGGLLVANVVTLEGEARLAALFATHGGTMRRIAVARLDAIGGLHGWRAAMPVTQWRVQKP, encoded by the coding sequence ATGGCTGACTTGTCGCGGAATGAGACCGCCCTGTCGAGCGGTGAGACGGCGCCCTGGCTGACGATTGTCGGCCTCGGCGAGGACGGCCGTGCCGGCCTGTCGGCCGCGGCGCTCAAGGCGCTGGATGAAGCCGAGCTGGTGGTCGGTGGCATCAGGCATCTGGCTTTGGTCGCGCCGCTGGCCCGGGAGACGCTCGCCTGGCCGAGCTCGATCCAGGAGGCCTTTCCGGCCATCCTGGCGCGGCGTGGCGGCCGGGTCTGCGTGCTCGCCTCCGGCGATCCCTTCCACTACGGCGTCGGAGTGCAATTGACTGCACACGTGCCGGCTGCGGAGATGCGGGTGCTGCCGCAGCCCTCGGCTTTTAGTCTCGCCGCCGGACGGCTCGGCTGGGCGCAGCAGGATTGCGCGCTGGTCTCGCTGCATGGTCGACCATTGGAACGGATCGTTCCGTATCTGCAGCCGGGCGCGCGCATCCTGGCGCTGTCCTGGGACGGCTCAACCCCTGCCAAGCTCGCCGCACTGCTTGGCGAACGTGGCCTCGGAGCCTCGGAGATCGTGGTTCTCGAGGCGCTGGGCGGCCCGCGCGAGCGGGTCCGGCGCGGTATCGCCAGGGATTTCGTCCTCGATGACATCGATCCGCTCAACACGATTGGCATCGACGTGGTGGCTGGCCCTGGCGCGCGCACGCTGCCGCTGACCCCTGGCCTCGACGACGACTGGTTTTCGAGCGACGGCCAATTGACCAAGGCGGAGATCCGCGCCGTGACCCTGTCGGCGCTGAGCCCGCGCCGCGGCCAGGTCTTGTGGGATATCGGCGCCGGTTCCGGTTCGATCGCCATCGAATGGTGCCTGCGCCATCAGGCCAACCGGGCTTTTGCCATCGAGCCGCGGCCGGATCGCGCGGCGCGTATCGAGGCCAATGCGCTCGATCTGGGGGCGCCCGAGGTCACGCTGGTGCGCGGCGAAGCGCCGGCCGCGCTGGCCGGGCTGGCCGCCCCTGATGCCGTGTTCATCGGCGGCGGCATTGGCGATGCCGGAGTGTTCGAGACGGCCTGGGCGGGACTGAAATCCGGCGGCCTTCTGGTCGCCAATGTCGTGACGCTCGAAGGCGAGGCACGGCTTGCTGCGCTGTTCGCGACCCATGGCGGCACGATGCGGCGGATTGCGGTTGCCCGTCTCGATGCGATCGGCGGCCTGCACGGCTGGCGCGCGGCCATGCCGGTCACCCAGTGGCGGGTGCAAAAGCCATGA
- the cobJ gene encoding precorrin-3B C(17)-methyltransferase, with product MTAGLVTVIGLGPGDPRYLTPSAAAALAAATDIVGYGAYVDRAPLRAGQRRHASDNRVEVERARFALDLAADGGSVAVVSGGDPGVFAMAAALFEAYEAETARWPGVAIKVEPGITAMLAVAARVGAPLGGDFCAISLSDNLKPWDVIVARLKAVLAADLVIALYNPISKARPWQLGEALKLAGAERAAETPVIFARAVGRPDETIRIVPLDRAIEAAETADMSTLVMIGAAATRLIARAGEEPFVYTPRSVGVRP from the coding sequence GTGACGGCGGGATTGGTCACGGTCATTGGCCTCGGCCCCGGCGATCCGCGCTATCTGACGCCATCAGCCGCGGCGGCGCTTGCCGCGGCGACCGACATTGTCGGCTATGGCGCCTATGTCGACCGGGCGCCGCTGCGGGCGGGCCAGCGGCGGCACGCCTCGGACAATCGCGTCGAGGTCGAGCGCGCCCGTTTCGCCCTGGATCTGGCAGCCGATGGCGGCAGCGTCGCGGTCGTCTCGGGCGGCGATCCCGGCGTCTTCGCTATGGCGGCAGCGCTGTTCGAGGCCTATGAGGCCGAGACGGCCCGCTGGCCTGGCGTGGCGATCAAGGTCGAACCGGGGATCACCGCCATGCTGGCGGTGGCGGCGCGTGTCGGCGCGCCGCTCGGCGGCGATTTCTGCGCGATTTCGCTGTCCGACAATCTCAAGCCCTGGGATGTCATCGTCGCCAGGCTGAAGGCCGTGCTGGCGGCCGATCTGGTCATCGCGCTCTATAATCCGATCTCCAAGGCCCGGCCCTGGCAGCTCGGCGAAGCGCTGAAACTCGCGGGCGCCGAGCGGGCGGCCGAGACGCCCGTGATCTTCGCCCGCGCCGTCGGTCGGCCGGACGAAACGATCCGTATCGTTCCGCTTGATAGGGCGATCGAAGCGGCCGAAACCGCCGACATGTCGACCCTGGTGATGATCGGCGCCGCGGCGACACGGCTGATCGCACGCGCTGGCGAAGAACCTTTTGTTTATACGCCGCGCTCGGTCGGGGTGAGGCCATGA
- the cobA gene encoding uroporphyrinogen-III C-methyltransferase: MTPSSFLPVFEPGTVWLVGAGPGDPGLLTLTAVHAIGQADVILHDALIDPRILTYARPGAILENAGKRGHRPSPKQSEISDMLVDHARQGRRVLRLKGGDPFVFGRGYEEALALAKAGIGFRIVPGVSSGLATLALHGIPATSRDSNHAVILATGHLAEDKTVDWATLARTGQPLVLYMAVANLTPITTALQAGGLAADTPAIAVHRATTGAEEVITTTLAALPGLAAAGRIHSPAVIAIGAIAPLRAAIAPYLAGVGEAVR; the protein is encoded by the coding sequence ATGACGCCCTCTTCATTTCTGCCGGTGTTCGAGCCAGGCACGGTCTGGCTGGTGGGGGCCGGTCCTGGCGATCCCGGGCTGCTGACCCTCACCGCGGTTCATGCGATCGGCCAGGCCGACGTGATCCTGCATGACGCGCTGATCGATCCGCGCATCCTGACCTATGCCCGGCCCGGCGCGATCCTGGAGAATGCCGGCAAGCGCGGTCACAGGCCTTCGCCGAAACAGTCCGAAATCAGCGACATGCTGGTCGACCACGCCCGCCAGGGCCGGCGCGTGCTGCGCCTGAAGGGCGGCGACCCCTTCGTGTTCGGGCGCGGTTACGAAGAGGCGCTGGCGCTGGCTAAGGCCGGCATCGGTTTTCGCATCGTGCCGGGGGTGTCGAGCGGGCTTGCGACGCTGGCGCTGCACGGCATTCCCGCGACCTCGCGCGACTCCAACCACGCGGTGATCCTGGCGACCGGTCATCTCGCCGAGGACAAGACCGTCGACTGGGCGACGCTCGCCAGGACCGGCCAGCCGCTCGTGCTCTATATGGCGGTGGCCAATCTCACCCCGATCACCACGGCGCTCCAGGCCGGCGGCCTTGCCGCGGATACCCCTGCCATTGCCGTTCACCGCGCCACGACCGGGGCGGAAGAGGTCATCACGACGACACTCGCCGCGCTGCCCGGCCTGGCGGCGGCCGGCCGCATTCATTCGCCCGCGGTAATCGCCATTGGCGCCATCGCGCCGCTGCGCGCCGCCATCGCGCCCTATCTCGCCGGCGTCGGGGAGGCTGTCCGATGA
- a CDS encoding FecCD family ABC transporter permease, with the protein MTEVSSTRPAAAASPVIIGQARRRQRADLIVWCGILAALLVTSCIAAVAFGAVAIPIRTVAGIVADELGLGRVASGWSRAERNIVWELRLPRVLLGATAGAGLAVIGAVLQVLTRNSLADPYLFGVSAGAAVGAVLVILYIGPFAGALGLPIAAFAGAFAAMVLVFAAARGGGAPTSERLVLTGVAVAFILHAVTNALIVGAADRGAEAALFWMMGGLGNARWATVPVPAIVTLAGTAWLCLRAGTINALAFGDDTARSLGIDPVRLRIEVFVVASLMTGAIVAASGGIGFVGLVLPHLVRLFVGGDLRRLLPLSALAGGLFLVWVDVLARTAFAPREIPLGVVTSLCGGVFFLWLMRRRRI; encoded by the coding sequence ATGACCGAGGTAAGCAGCACGCGTCCCGCCGCCGCCGCGTCGCCAGTCATCATCGGGCAGGCGCGACGCCGTCAGCGCGCCGATCTGATCGTCTGGTGCGGCATCCTCGCCGCCCTGCTGGTCACGTCCTGCATCGCGGCGGTCGCTTTCGGGGCGGTCGCCATCCCGATCCGGACCGTGGCGGGCATCGTCGCCGACGAACTCGGTCTCGGCCGCGTTGCGTCCGGTTGGAGCCGGGCCGAGCGCAACATCGTCTGGGAGCTGCGCCTGCCGCGTGTCCTGCTCGGCGCGACCGCGGGGGCCGGGCTTGCCGTGATCGGCGCCGTGCTGCAGGTGCTGACCCGCAACTCCCTCGCCGATCCCTATCTGTTCGGCGTCTCCGCCGGCGCTGCCGTCGGCGCCGTCCTGGTCATTCTCTATATCGGCCCCTTCGCGGGCGCCCTGGGATTGCCGATCGCGGCCTTCGCCGGCGCCTTCGCAGCCATGGTGCTGGTCTTCGCGGCGGCGCGCGGCGGCGGTGCGCCGACCAGCGAGCGGCTGGTGCTGACCGGCGTGGCGGTCGCCTTCATCCTGCATGCGGTGACCAATGCCCTGATTGTCGGCGCGGCCGACCGCGGAGCCGAGGCGGCGCTGTTCTGGATGATGGGCGGGCTCGGCAATGCCCGCTGGGCGACCGTCCCGGTTCCGGCCATCGTGACGCTCGCCGGCACCGCCTGGCTCTGCCTGCGCGCCGGCACGATCAACGCGCTCGCCTTTGGCGACGATACGGCGCGGAGCCTCGGCATCGACCCGGTGCGACTGCGCATCGAAGTCTTCGTCGTCGCCTCGCTGATGACCGGCGCGATCGTCGCGGCCAGTGGCGGGATCGGCTTCGTCGGCCTCGTCCTGCCACATCTGGTCCGGCTGTTCGTCGGCGGCGACCTGCGCCGTCTGCTGCCGCTGTCGGCGCTCGCCGGCGGGCTGTTTCTGGTCTGGGTGGACGTCCTCGCCCGCACGGCCTTCGCGCCCCGCGAAATCCCGCTCGGGGTCGTCACCTCGCTCTGCGGCGGGGTGTTTTTCCTCTGGCTGATGCGCCGGCGGCGCATCTGA
- the cobG gene encoding precorrin-3B synthase, translating to MDDPAEFGRGLARSCRRRGDTMNPAVRSALRRGWCPGALRPMATGDGLLVRLHPPGGRFSAADLSLVARLARDTGNGLVDLTGRGNLQIRGVRPESHGDLVAGLIDGALVDPDEDVGPYRLTLVSPLAGRDPTDLIDAAALAGRIERLRREIGGLPAKTSVIVDGGGALSLDRQAGDLRLMAISSTHGVIGLPDGSWFGPAAVEVLPGVTELLLGRLAERHRAEPELVRRMRDLARDELAGLVAPLGFGRTTAPPGRPRPPEAGIVSEPGGTSAILFGAAFGRCTADQFDGLAAIAEAAGAEDFRLSPWRGFAMTGLAGPDLALAEVAKLGLIVAPDDPRLGVRACPGAPACSRGEVAAQSDAAMFARAASARLAGGMTLHVSGCPKGCAHPGIADVTLVGHDGAYHIVLGGTAAGRPMARLTAANITSALAGTGDIGPNLQGVSSS from the coding sequence GTGGACGACCCGGCTGAATTCGGTCGCGGCCTTGCTCGATCTTGCCGCCGGCGAGGCGACACCATGAACCCGGCGGTGCGATCCGCGCTTCGCCGGGGCTGGTGTCCGGGCGCGCTCCGGCCGATGGCGACCGGCGACGGCCTGCTGGTGCGGCTGCATCCGCCCGGCGGCAGGTTCAGCGCCGCCGATCTCAGTCTCGTCGCGCGGCTGGCCCGCGACACCGGCAATGGCCTTGTCGACCTGACCGGCCGTGGCAATCTGCAGATCCGCGGCGTCCGTCCGGAAAGCCATGGCGATCTGGTGGCCGGGCTGATCGATGGGGCGCTGGTCGATCCCGACGAGGATGTCGGCCCCTATCGGCTGACACTGGTGTCGCCGCTCGCCGGGCGCGATCCGACCGATCTCATCGATGCCGCGGCGCTGGCGGGACGGATCGAGCGGCTCCGCCGCGAGATCGGGGGATTGCCGGCCAAGACCTCCGTGATCGTCGACGGCGGCGGCGCCTTGTCGCTCGATCGACAGGCGGGCGACCTGCGTCTCATGGCGATCTCGTCGACGCACGGCGTGATCGGCCTGCCTGATGGAAGCTGGTTCGGCCCGGCCGCGGTCGAGGTCCTGCCCGGCGTGACCGAGCTCTTGCTGGGCCGGCTCGCCGAGCGCCACCGGGCCGAGCCGGAGCTCGTCCGGCGCATGCGCGACCTGGCGCGAGACGAACTCGCCGGGCTTGTCGCGCCGCTCGGCTTCGGTCGAACGACCGCGCCGCCCGGGCGCCCGCGCCCGCCCGAGGCCGGGATTGTGAGCGAACCAGGCGGCACCAGCGCCATCCTGTTCGGCGCAGCCTTCGGCCGCTGCACCGCTGATCAGTTCGATGGCCTCGCCGCCATCGCCGAAGCGGCCGGCGCCGAAGATTTCAGGCTCTCGCCCTGGCGCGGTTTCGCCATGACCGGGCTGGCCGGGCCGGACCTGGCGCTGGCCGAGGTCGCGAAGCTCGGTCTGATCGTCGCGCCCGACGATCCGCGCCTTGGCGTGCGCGCCTGTCCGGGGGCGCCGGCCTGCAGCCGCGGCGAAGTGGCCGCGCAAAGCGATGCCGCGATGTTTGCCCGCGCCGCGAGCGCCCGTCTTGCCGGCGGCATGACCTTGCATGTCTCGGGTTGCCCGAAGGGCTGTGCCCATCCGGGGATTGCCGATGTGACGCTGGTCGGGCATGACGGCGCCTATCACATCGTCCTTGGCGGGACCGCGGCCGGCCGACCCATGGCCCGGCTCACCGCCGCCAATATCACGTCTGCTCTTGCCGGAACCGGCGATATCGGGCCCAATCTTCAGGGAGTTTCGTCATCGTGA
- a CDS encoding precorrin-2 C(20)-methyltransferase yields MTVSGKIALYGVGLGPGDPSYVTVKAREILETADRLVHFCKQGQRGNARTIADRLVGADPAREIALVYPVTTEAPVDAAAYINPMAAFYAASAARLAAEVDNGRLVAILCEGDPFFYGSLMHLWRRLAPLYPFEVIPGITGMSGAWTLAAAPITWGDDILTVLPGTLPEAELARRLGDTDAAVVMKIGRNFPKVRRALAAAGLIERAIYVERASMSDQLILRLADKTDDEAPYFSMILVPGEGRRL; encoded by the coding sequence ATGACCGTCTCTGGCAAGATCGCGCTTTATGGCGTTGGCCTCGGGCCCGGCGACCCGTCCTATGTGACGGTCAAGGCGCGCGAAATCCTCGAGACCGCCGATCGGCTCGTCCATTTCTGCAAGCAGGGCCAGCGCGGCAATGCCCGCACCATTGCCGACCGGCTGGTCGGCGCCGACCCGGCGCGCGAAATCGCGCTGGTCTATCCGGTCACCACCGAGGCGCCGGTCGACGCCGCAGCCTATATCAATCCGATGGCGGCGTTTTATGCCGCTTCCGCGGCACGGCTTGCCGCCGAGGTCGACAATGGCCGCCTGGTCGCCATCCTCTGCGAAGGCGACCCGTTCTTCTACGGCTCCCTGATGCATCTCTGGCGCCGTCTGGCGCCGCTCTATCCCTTCGAGGTCATCCCCGGCATTACCGGCATGTCGGGCGCCTGGACGCTTGCCGCCGCGCCGATCACCTGGGGCGACGACATCCTGACCGTTCTGCCGGGCACCTTGCCGGAGGCGGAACTCGCCCGCCGGCTCGGCGATACCGACGCCGCGGTGGTGATGAAGATCGGCCGGAACTTCCCGAAGGTCCGCCGCGCGCTCGCCGCGGCCGGCCTGATCGAGCGCGCCATCTATGTCGAGCGCGCCAGCATGAGCGACCAGCTCATCCTGCGGCTCGCCGACAAGACCGACGACGAGGCACCCTATTTTTCGATGATCCTGGTGCCTGGCGAAGGGCGGCGGCTGTGA
- a CDS encoding cobyrinate a,c-diamide synthase, translated as MSRAKGLLIAAPRSGSGKTTITLGLQRAFARRGLTVRGIKCGPDYIDPAFHAAATGAPSCNLDSFAMSDDLVAGLAGAAAQDSDIILAEGSMGLFDGVRASHGHTGASADIAARCGWPVVLVIDVSGQAQSAAAIALGCMHYDPRITIAGVILNKVASPRHRRLVEDGMKRIGLAVLGALPREASLILPERHLGLVQAGETEDLMARLDALAAAVSEAVDLDAVLAAAGTTEIAGSGPTGAPVPAPGRRVAVARDAAFSFIYPHVEAGWRGEGAEIVAFSPLADEAPPEDCDACWLPGGYPELHAARLAEASRFKAGLARFAETRPVHGECGGYMVLGEAIEAADGVRYPMLGLLPVVTSFAKRRMSLGYRVVTTSAASALGPAGSRLTGHEFHYATILASSPDGALGEAVDAEASALGPVGHVRGHVSGSFFHAIQRG; from the coding sequence ATGAGCCGTGCCAAGGGCCTTTTGATCGCCGCGCCACGCTCGGGCTCGGGCAAGACCACCATCACGCTTGGGCTGCAGCGCGCCTTTGCCAGGCGCGGCCTGACGGTGCGTGGCATCAAATGCGGACCCGACTATATCGACCCGGCCTTTCATGCCGCGGCGACCGGCGCGCCGAGCTGCAATCTCGACAGTTTCGCCATGTCCGACGATCTGGTCGCAGGCCTTGCCGGCGCGGCCGCGCAGGACAGCGACATCATCCTGGCGGAGGGCTCGATGGGCCTGTTCGACGGGGTGCGCGCGAGCCACGGCCATACCGGCGCCAGCGCCGATATCGCCGCGCGCTGCGGCTGGCCGGTCGTGCTGGTCATCGACGTTTCCGGCCAGGCCCAGTCGGCGGCGGCCATCGCGCTCGGCTGCATGCATTATGATCCGCGCATCACCATTGCCGGCGTCATCCTCAACAAGGTGGCGAGCCCGCGGCATCGCCGGCTGGTCGAAGACGGCATGAAACGCATCGGCCTGGCCGTGCTCGGCGCCCTGCCGCGCGAAGCGAGCCTGATCCTGCCGGAGCGCCATCTCGGCCTGGTCCAGGCCGGCGAGACCGAAGACCTGATGGCCCGGCTCGATGCGCTCGCCGCGGCCGTCTCCGAGGCCGTCGATCTCGACGCCGTGCTGGCCGCGGCCGGCACGACCGAGATCGCCGGTTCCGGCCCGACCGGCGCGCCGGTTCCGGCACCTGGCCGGCGCGTCGCGGTGGCGCGCGATGCCGCCTTCTCCTTCATCTATCCGCATGTCGAGGCAGGCTGGCGTGGCGAAGGCGCCGAGATCGTGGCTTTCTCGCCGCTTGCCGATGAAGCCCCGCCCGAGGATTGCGATGCCTGCTGGCTGCCCGGCGGCTATCCGGAACTGCATGCGGCGCGGCTTGCCGAAGCGAGCCGGTTCAAGGCCGGTCTCGCGCGTTTCGCCGAAACCCGGCCGGTCCATGGCGAGTGCGGCGGCTATATGGTGCTGGGCGAGGCGATCGAAGCGGCCGACGGCGTCCGCTACCCCATGCTCGGGCTGCTGCCGGTCGTGACGAGCTTCGCCAAGCGGCGCATGTCGCTCGGCTATCGTGTGGTGACGACCAGCGCCGCGAGCGCGCTTGGCCCCGCCGGCTCGCGCCTCACCGGCCACGAGTTCCACTATGCGACGATCCTGGCCTCGAGCCCTGATGGTGCGCTCGGCGAGGCGGTCGATGCCGAGGCAAGCGCGCTCGGCCCGGTCGGCCATGTCAGGGGCCATGTCTCGGGTTCGTTCTTCCACGCCATCCAGCGCGGCTGA
- a CDS encoding cobalt-precorrin-6A reductase, translating into MTILILGGTTEAAALARRLARSFPDLPALVSLAGRTSAPKPLALPTRTGGFGGIEGLAAFLSANSITAVIDATHPFADIMPFNAEAACRIAKKPLLALRRPPWTPVAGDNWIGVQDMAAAVTALGTQPRRVFLTIGRQELGAFAAAPQHSYLVRSIEPTGDVLPMPDVTLIQARGPFLVADEIALMRQKRIDLVVSKNSGGTQTEAKLAAARALGLAVVMVARPAKPDVPQAADIDQVIAWLSRHGLTPTERGV; encoded by the coding sequence ATGACGATCCTGATCCTCGGCGGCACCACGGAAGCGGCCGCGCTCGCCCGCCGCCTGGCCCGGAGCTTCCCCGACCTGCCGGCCCTGGTGTCGCTCGCCGGGCGCACCAGCGCGCCGAAACCGCTGGCGCTGCCGACCCGGACCGGCGGCTTCGGCGGCATCGAGGGGCTTGCGGCATTCCTGTCCGCGAACAGCATCACGGCGGTGATCGACGCGACCCATCCCTTCGCTGACATCATGCCGTTCAACGCCGAAGCGGCCTGCCGGATCGCCAAAAAGCCGTTGCTGGCGCTGCGCCGGCCGCCCTGGACGCCGGTCGCCGGTGACAACTGGATTGGCGTCCAGGACATGGCCGCCGCCGTGACGGCACTCGGCACGCAACCGCGCCGGGTCTTCCTGACCATTGGCCGGCAGGAACTCGGTGCCTTCGCCGCAGCGCCGCAGCACAGCTATCTGGTGCGCAGCATCGAACCGACGGGCGATGTGCTGCCCATGCCCGATGTCACGCTCATCCAGGCGCGCGGCCCCTTCCTGGTCGCGGACGAGATCGCCCTGATGCGGCAGAAGCGCATCGACCTGGTCGTCAGCAAGAATTCGGGCGGCACACAGACCGAAGCCAAGCTCGCCGCGGCGCGGGCGCTCGGCTTGGCCGTCGTGATGGTGGCGCGGCCTGCCAAACCCGACGTGCCGCAGGCCGCCGATATCGATCAGGTGATCGCCTGGCTCAGCCGTCATGGCCTCACCCCGACCGAGCGCGGCGTATAA
- a CDS encoding cobalamin biosynthesis protein, translated as MIAVGLGLRPGTGPVDIRACIEAALGRLDLDVADIGCLATVATRAAEPGLIALAAAIGAPVIGIPDEALRGQDAGCATRSTRVVALFGVGSVAEAAALAAAGASASLILPRIVMGRVTCALARGNRP; from the coding sequence ATGATTGCCGTCGGATTGGGCCTGCGCCCGGGAACCGGGCCTGTCGACATCAGGGCCTGTATCGAGGCCGCGCTCGGCCGGCTCGACCTCGACGTCGCCGACATCGGCTGCCTGGCGACGGTCGCCACGCGGGCCGCCGAGCCGGGACTGATCGCGCTCGCCGCCGCTATCGGCGCGCCGGTCATCGGCATTCCCGACGAGGCGTTGCGCGGCCAGGATGCCGGCTGCGCCACGCGCTCGACCCGTGTGGTCGCGCTGTTCGGCGTCGGTTCGGTGGCCGAAGCGGCCGCGCTCGCCGCGGCCGGCGCCTCCGCCAGCCTCATCCTGCCTCGCATCGTCATGGGCCGGGTCACCTGCGCCCTCGCCCGCGGAAACAGACCATGA
- a CDS encoding precorrin-8X methylmutase: MIRAEADLAGLAPVAERVMVRMIHACGMTDLPRDVEMSGDFAGQAEAALRAGAPILCDAKMVAFGVTRSRLPAHNAVICTLDDPRVADMARDAGTTRSAAAMELWREQLAGSVVVIGNAPTSLFRLLEMFDAGAPRPAAVIGIPVGFVGAAESKAALAADGRVPFLVVHGRRGGSAMAAAAVNALASERE; this comes from the coding sequence ATGATCCGCGCCGAAGCCGACCTTGCCGGCCTCGCGCCGGTGGCCGAACGCGTGATGGTACGCATGATTCATGCTTGCGGCATGACCGACCTGCCACGCGACGTCGAAATGTCCGGGGATTTCGCTGGTCAGGCGGAAGCGGCGCTGCGCGCCGGGGCGCCGATCCTGTGCGATGCCAAGATGGTTGCCTTCGGTGTCACCCGCAGCCGCCTGCCGGCGCATAATGCCGTCATCTGCACCCTCGACGATCCCAGGGTCGCCGACATGGCGCGCGACGCCGGCACGACCCGCTCGGCGGCGGCCATGGAGCTGTGGCGCGAGCAGCTCGCCGGCAGCGTCGTGGTCATCGGCAATGCGCCGACCTCGCTGTTCCGGCTTCTCGAAATGTTCGATGCCGGAGCGCCCCGCCCCGCGGCGGTGATCGGCATTCCCGTCGGTTTTGTCGGCGCCGCCGAATCCAAGGCGGCGCTCGCCGCCGATGGCCGCGTGCCCTTCCTGGTCGTGCATGGCCGGCGCGGCGGTTCGGCCATGGCGGCAGCCGCCGTCAATGCGCTGGCCAGCGAGCGGGAGTGA